The following are from one region of the Haloactinomyces albus genome:
- a CDS encoding inorganic diphosphatase has product MDFDVTIEIPKGNRNKYEVDHKTGRIRLDRTLFTATQYPADYGFIEDTLGEDGDPLDALVLVQEPTFPGCLITARAIGMFRMRDEKGGDDKVICVPSDDPRQEHLRDIHHAGEFHKLEIQHFFEVYKDLEPAKSVEGATWVGRDEAETEIKRSIERAKEQGH; this is encoded by the coding sequence GTGGACTTCGACGTCACGATCGAGATCCCCAAGGGGAACCGGAACAAGTACGAGGTGGACCACAAGACGGGGCGGATTCGTCTCGACCGGACACTGTTCACCGCCACCCAGTACCCGGCCGACTACGGCTTTATCGAGGACACCCTCGGTGAGGACGGGGACCCGCTGGACGCACTGGTGCTCGTGCAGGAACCGACGTTCCCGGGCTGTCTGATCACCGCCCGCGCGATCGGCATGTTCCGGATGCGGGACGAGAAGGGCGGCGATGACAAGGTCATCTGCGTGCCCTCGGACGACCCGCGCCAGGAACACCTGCGTGATATTCACCACGCCGGCGAGTTCCACAAGCTGGAGATCCAGCACTTCTTCGAGGTCTACAAGGACCTGGAGCCGGCCAAGAGCGTGGAAGGCGCCACCTGGGTCGGCCGTGACGAGGCCGAGACGGAAATCAAGCGCTCCATCGAGCGTGCCAAGGAACAAGGCCACTGA
- a CDS encoding DUF4231 domain-containing protein, with translation MGSAEATTGIIGGGVISGDSHPDDVQLRLGERSEQLHRARLVQRFLVLWAFPGNIVLFAASLGCFTALAEPPFWLLALAVVVPIGSVVVSARVLYRQHFAVRALGAQLRELHRAHREQLLEDVGAGDLLAAQKRYRLLLPETVEQYRAEARRHRRAHNALQGLIIGGSIAASVTVAASVSLATARWPAVGMSLLVALAAAFAGYSRYRERGINLQQTADALEREYHSVELRAGKYRRFEDERAAYAEFAHEVEALREEHAKRQQQVGQAAVPDAVM, from the coding sequence ATGGGCAGTGCAGAGGCGACCACGGGAATCATCGGGGGTGGGGTGATTTCCGGGGATTCGCATCCGGATGACGTTCAATTACGGCTCGGGGAACGGTCCGAGCAGTTGCACCGCGCGAGGCTGGTGCAACGGTTTTTGGTGCTGTGGGCTTTCCCGGGCAACATCGTGCTGTTCGCGGCATCGCTGGGGTGTTTCACCGCGCTGGCCGAGCCGCCGTTCTGGCTACTGGCACTGGCTGTTGTCGTGCCGATCGGCTCGGTCGTCGTGTCCGCGAGAGTGCTCTACCGCCAGCACTTCGCGGTTCGTGCCCTGGGGGCGCAACTGCGTGAACTCCACCGCGCGCATCGTGAGCAACTCCTCGAGGATGTCGGCGCGGGTGATCTTCTCGCCGCGCAGAAGCGGTATCGCCTTCTTCTGCCGGAAACCGTCGAGCAGTACCGCGCCGAGGCGCGCAGGCACCGGCGGGCGCACAACGCTCTCCAGGGGTTGATCATCGGTGGGTCGATCGCCGCCTCCGTGACCGTGGCCGCTTCGGTGTCCCTCGCGACCGCGCGCTGGCCCGCGGTCGGGATGAGCCTGCTGGTCGCCCTGGCGGCTGCCTTCGCGGGATATTCGCGATATCGCGAGCGCGGCATCAACCTGCAGCAGACCGCCGACGCACTGGAGCGCGAATATCACTCGGTGGAGCTCCGTGCCGGGAAGTACCGCCGCTTTGAGGACGAGCGTGCGGCATATGCCGAATTCGCCCATGAGGTCGAGGCGCTGCGTGAGGAGCATGCCAAGCGCCAACAGCAAGTGGGCCAAGCGGCCGTGCCGGATGCCGTGATGTGA
- a CDS encoding DNA polymerase III subunit delta', with translation MERSEAGYALDPIEEARSGVTPPTTGVWSDVVGQPDVVRGLLAAARAAGLRVRGESADTGAMTHAWLFTGPPGSGRSVAARAFAAALECTAPAGNMPGCGECSACRTVLTGTHADVQVVVPEGLSISVSEMRSLVQAAARRPATGHWRVVLIEDADRLTEGAGNALLKVIEEPPDRTVFLLCAPSDHPQDVPVTIRSRCRPVQLRTPLAGSIAEVLRERDGVPDELARWAASVCGGHIGRARRLATDPQARERREAVLRIPVGLSRFSDVFSAAGELVRTAEAEATEANESRNEAEKEELRTAMGAGGTGKGTASATRGANAAIKELERKQKSRATRSQRDALDLALMDLAGFYRDVLVTRFGSAAPLNHPDCARDVSKAAAEWTSESTLRRLEAVLDCRSALARNVKPLFAVEAMVATLHQ, from the coding sequence ATGGAGCGCAGCGAAGCGGGATACGCGCTCGACCCGATCGAGGAGGCTCGATCCGGGGTGACACCGCCGACCACCGGCGTATGGTCCGACGTCGTGGGGCAGCCCGATGTGGTGCGTGGGCTTCTTGCCGCAGCGCGAGCCGCAGGTCTCCGGGTGCGCGGCGAGTCCGCCGACACCGGGGCGATGACCCATGCGTGGCTGTTCACAGGTCCTCCCGGGTCGGGTCGTTCGGTGGCTGCGCGGGCTTTCGCCGCCGCGCTGGAATGCACTGCCCCGGCCGGGAACATGCCCGGCTGTGGGGAGTGTTCGGCGTGCCGCACGGTGCTGACCGGAACCCACGCCGATGTCCAGGTGGTCGTGCCGGAGGGGCTGTCCATTTCGGTTTCCGAGATGCGCTCGTTGGTCCAGGCCGCCGCGCGCAGGCCCGCGACGGGCCACTGGCGGGTGGTACTGATCGAGGATGCCGACCGGCTGACCGAAGGCGCGGGCAATGCGCTGCTCAAGGTCATCGAAGAGCCCCCTGATCGCACGGTGTTCCTGCTGTGTGCGCCGTCGGATCATCCGCAGGATGTTCCGGTCACGATCCGCTCACGCTGTCGTCCGGTGCAGCTACGCACTCCTCTTGCCGGTTCCATCGCCGAGGTGCTGCGAGAGCGGGACGGGGTGCCCGATGAGCTGGCTCGGTGGGCGGCTTCGGTCTGTGGCGGCCACATCGGACGTGCACGGCGGCTCGCGACCGATCCGCAGGCACGGGAGCGGCGCGAGGCGGTGCTGCGGATCCCGGTGGGACTGTCCCGTTTCTCGGATGTGTTCTCCGCCGCGGGCGAACTCGTGCGCACCGCCGAGGCGGAGGCCACGGAGGCCAACGAGTCCCGCAACGAAGCGGAGAAGGAAGAACTCCGTACGGCGATGGGGGCGGGTGGCACCGGGAAGGGAACGGCATCGGCCACGCGCGGCGCGAACGCGGCGATCAAGGAGTTGGAGAGGAAACAGAAGTCCCGCGCGACCCGTTCGCAGCGCGATGCCCTGGACCTGGCGCTGATGGATCTGGCCGGTTTCTACCGGGATGTGCTGGTGACGCGTTTCGGTTCCGCGGCACCGCTGAACCACCCGGACTGTGCCCGCGATGTGTCCAAGGCGGCTGCGGAATGGACCTCGGAATCGACCTTGCGCCGGTTGGAAGCCGTGCTGGACTGTCGCAGCGCATTGGCTCGCAACGTCAAGCCCCTTTTCGCCGTCGAAGCGATGGTCGCCACCCTGCATCAGTAG
- the topA gene encoding type I DNA topoisomerase, whose product MAGSTRTKKNGATGRASQTSDGAGSGGRRLVIVESPAKARKIASFLGSDFVVESSRGHIRDLPRGAADVPAKYKGQSWARLGVDVENDFQPLYLVTSDKKGTVSELKEALSGVDELYLATDGDREGEAIAWHLMETLKPKVPVRRMVFHEITESAIQAAAANPRDLDQDLVDAQETRRILDRLYGYEVSPVLWKKVMPKLSAGRVQSVATRIVVERERERIRFVPASYWDLSATMDASATEADSSGESGTFGARLVAVDGAKLATGRDFGPDGRLKNDEVRLLDEATAQYLANGLAEAEMTVSSAEEKPYTRKPYAPFMTSTLQQEAGRKLRFSADRTMRTAQRLYENGYITYMRTDSTTLSETAIAAARDQARDLYGADHLSPQPRQYNRKVKNAQEAHEAIRPAGENFRTPGELAQELDGDGFKLYELIWQRTISSQMADAKGTTLSVRITGTAAGGEECTFAASGRTITFAGFLKAYVESVDSEAGGVADDAESRLPRLVQDQAIAATELSPDGHTTNPPARYTEASLVKALEELGIGRPSTYASIISTVQERGYVWRKGSALVPSWVAFAVVGLMEKHFGRLVDYDFTAALEDELDRIAEGRQERTRWLSGFYFGGDVGPDDSIGRAGGLKRLVGSGVEEIDAREVNSIPMFTDDQGRTVYVRVGRYGPYLERPLSADADGGTESQRANLPDALPPDELTAEVAEKLFATPMEGRSLGADPETGNEIVAKDGRFGPYVTEIPPEGTKAKPRTGSLFKSMSLDTVTLDDALRLLSLPRVVGTDPESGEEITAQNGRYGPYLKKGTDSRSLETEEQIFTVTLDEALKLYAQPKQRGRRAPAPPLRELGDEPETGKPLVVKDGRFGPYVTDGETNASLRKGDTVEELTMDRAVELVAERRAKAPPKKKSSKSSGSQSKSGQSKSSPAKGSQSKSGDSRSGGSSGNGSKGSGAKSSTSKSNGAKSSGTKNSSTKNSGTKSSGSAGGGSTGNGAKSSGTSTKAGSSKSS is encoded by the coding sequence GTGGCTGGCTCGACACGAACGAAGAAGAACGGCGCTACCGGCCGGGCTTCTCAGACATCTGACGGGGCGGGTTCCGGTGGTCGGCGATTGGTGATCGTCGAGTCGCCGGCGAAGGCGCGCAAGATCGCCTCCTTCCTCGGCTCGGATTTCGTGGTCGAATCCTCCCGCGGCCACATTCGTGACCTACCGCGTGGCGCCGCCGATGTGCCCGCCAAGTACAAGGGCCAGTCGTGGGCTCGGCTGGGCGTGGACGTCGAGAACGACTTCCAGCCGCTGTACCTGGTGACCTCGGACAAGAAGGGGACGGTCAGCGAGCTCAAGGAAGCGCTGTCCGGCGTCGACGAGCTCTATCTCGCCACGGATGGCGACCGGGAGGGCGAGGCGATCGCGTGGCATCTGATGGAGACGCTCAAACCGAAGGTGCCGGTGCGCCGCATGGTGTTCCACGAGATCACCGAGTCCGCCATCCAAGCCGCCGCCGCGAATCCCAGGGATCTCGACCAGGACCTGGTCGATGCGCAGGAAACCCGGCGCATCCTCGACCGCCTCTACGGTTACGAGGTCAGCCCGGTGCTGTGGAAGAAGGTCATGCCGAAACTCTCGGCAGGCCGTGTGCAGTCCGTGGCGACCCGCATCGTCGTCGAACGTGAGCGCGAGCGGATCCGGTTCGTACCCGCTTCCTACTGGGACCTTTCGGCGACGATGGACGCCTCGGCCACGGAAGCGGACTCCTCCGGCGAATCCGGAACCTTCGGGGCTCGCCTGGTGGCCGTGGACGGCGCCAAGCTGGCGACGGGACGGGACTTCGGTCCGGACGGCCGGTTGAAAAACGACGAGGTCAGGTTGCTCGACGAGGCAACGGCACAGTACCTCGCCAATGGCTTGGCCGAGGCCGAGATGACCGTGTCCAGCGCCGAGGAGAAGCCGTACACGCGGAAGCCGTACGCACCGTTCATGACCTCCACGCTGCAGCAGGAAGCAGGCCGTAAGCTGCGCTTCTCGGCCGACCGGACGATGCGTACCGCACAGCGGCTCTATGAGAACGGCTACATCACCTACATGCGTACCGACTCCACGACACTGTCGGAGACGGCCATCGCAGCGGCCCGTGACCAGGCACGTGACCTGTACGGTGCGGACCATCTCTCGCCGCAGCCGCGGCAGTACAACCGCAAGGTCAAGAACGCGCAGGAGGCGCACGAGGCGATCCGCCCGGCCGGGGAGAACTTCCGGACACCCGGTGAACTGGCCCAGGAGCTCGACGGGGACGGTTTCAAGCTCTACGAGTTGATCTGGCAGCGCACCATCTCCTCGCAGATGGCCGACGCCAAGGGCACCACGCTGTCGGTGCGCATCACCGGCACCGCCGCGGGCGGCGAGGAATGCACCTTCGCGGCGTCGGGCCGCACCATCACGTTCGCCGGATTCCTCAAGGCCTACGTCGAGTCGGTGGATTCGGAGGCAGGCGGCGTCGCCGACGACGCCGAATCCCGGCTCCCACGTCTGGTGCAGGATCAGGCGATTGCCGCGACCGAGCTGTCCCCGGACGGGCACACGACGAATCCGCCCGCCCGCTACACCGAGGCGAGCCTGGTCAAGGCACTCGAGGAGCTGGGGATCGGCCGCCCGTCGACCTATGCGTCGATCATCAGCACCGTGCAGGAGCGCGGCTACGTGTGGCGCAAGGGTTCGGCACTGGTGCCGTCCTGGGTGGCGTTCGCCGTTGTCGGGTTGATGGAGAAGCACTTCGGGCGGCTGGTGGACTACGATTTCACCGCCGCGCTGGAGGACGAACTGGACCGCATCGCCGAGGGCAGGCAGGAACGCACCAGGTGGTTGTCTGGTTTCTACTTCGGTGGCGATGTCGGCCCGGACGACTCGATCGGCCGTGCCGGGGGACTGAAGAGGCTCGTCGGTTCCGGTGTCGAGGAGATCGACGCGCGTGAGGTGAACTCGATTCCGATGTTCACCGATGACCAGGGCCGCACGGTCTACGTCCGTGTCGGGCGCTACGGCCCGTACCTGGAGCGTCCGTTGAGCGCCGATGCGGACGGCGGTACCGAGTCCCAACGTGCGAATCTGCCCGATGCGCTGCCACCGGACGAGTTGACCGCCGAGGTCGCGGAGAAGCTGTTCGCCACGCCCATGGAGGGCCGCAGCCTCGGTGCCGACCCGGAGACGGGTAACGAGATCGTGGCCAAGGACGGCCGTTTCGGGCCGTACGTGACCGAGATTCCGCCCGAGGGCACCAAGGCGAAACCCCGCACGGGAAGCCTGTTCAAGTCGATGTCGCTGGATACGGTGACTCTCGACGACGCGCTCCGGTTGCTCTCACTGCCCCGAGTCGTCGGCACCGACCCGGAGTCCGGCGAGGAGATCACCGCTCAGAACGGTCGCTACGGTCCCTACTTGAAGAAGGGCACCGACTCACGGTCGCTGGAGACCGAAGAGCAGATCTTCACGGTGACTCTCGACGAGGCCCTCAAGCTCTACGCGCAACCCAAACAGCGGGGGCGTCGTGCGCCCGCACCACCGCTGCGTGAGCTCGGCGACGAGCCGGAGACCGGCAAGCCGCTGGTCGTCAAGGACGGCCGATTCGGCCCCTACGTCACCGATGGGGAGACGAACGCCTCCTTGCGCAAGGGGGACACGGTCGAGGAACTGACGATGGACCGGGCGGTGGAACTGGTTGCCGAGCGGCGTGCCAAGGCGCCGCCGAAGAAGAAGAGCTCGAAGAGCAGTGGTTCCCAGTCCAAGAGTGGCCAGTCCAAGAGCTCTCCGGCGAAGGGTTCCCAGTCCAAGAGCGGCGATTCCCGGAGCGGCGGCTCCTCCGGGAATGGCTCGAAGGGCTCCGGCGCGAAAAGCTCGACATCGAAGAGTAACGGCGCGAAGAGCTCCGGTACGAAAAACTCCAGTACGAAAAACTCCGGTACGAAAAGCAGTGGTTCGGCCGGTGGCGGGTCGACCGGTAACGGAGCGAAGAGTTCGGGAACCTCGACGAAGGCCGGTAGCTCGAAGTCGTCCTGA
- a CDS encoding sodium-translocating pyrophosphatase yields MSLLTAVQSRWTQGTAPPGSSNRSDLAQDSTIQDSAAQSVLARNSAQQLQLGTADYTILGVVLVVALAALVFGYVLIKEVLAAGQGSTRMQEIARAVQEGASAYLNRQFRTLAIFAAIVFLLLFALPAETTGERIGRSIFFLFGAAFSAAIGYLGMWLSTRANLRVAAAANDPASGREKAMRVAFRTGGVVGMSTIGLGLLGAALVVLVYAGHAPRVLEGFGFGAALLAMFMRVGGGIFTKAADVGADLVGKVEQNIPEDDPRNAATIADNVGDNVGDCAGMAADLFESYAVTLVAALILGTAAFGQQGLLFPLIVPAIGVVTAVLGVYITKARTGESALTAINRSFYISAGISAVLCAIAAVAYLPGSFAQLSGVSEEIGSQDGSPALIALVSVIIGILLAIVILKITGYFTATENRPVRDVGRSSITGPATVILTGLSVGFESAVYTALVIGAAVFGAFLLSGSLTVALFAVALAGTGLLTTVGVIVAMDTFGPVADNAQGIAEMSGEFEGEGAQVLTELDAVGNTTKAITKGIAIATAVLAATALFGSYQDAIDSALADVGGVLADQEFYVYAPNVLVGVAIGAAVVFLFSGLAINAVSRAAGAVVYEVRRQFSAKPGIMDGSERPEYGRVVDICTRDSLRELATPGLLAVLAPIAVGFGLGVGPLAGYLAGAIATGTLMAIFLANSGGAWDNSKKLVEDGYHGGKGSEAHSATVIGDTVGDPFKDTAGPAINPLLKVMNLVSVLIAPAVVLFAVGENASPVVRITVAVIATAIIVTAVVASKRRSTAIAETPSDQGKVVNDAS; encoded by the coding sequence ATGTCCCTGCTCACTGCGGTCCAGTCACGCTGGACCCAGGGCACTGCACCACCGGGCTCGTCGAACCGGAGTGACCTCGCCCAGGACTCGACGATCCAGGACTCGGCGGCCCAAAGCGTTCTTGCCCGGAATTCCGCTCAGCAACTCCAGCTCGGCACCGCGGACTACACCATTCTCGGTGTGGTGCTCGTGGTCGCTCTGGCCGCACTGGTGTTCGGCTATGTGCTTATCAAGGAGGTGCTGGCAGCGGGTCAGGGCTCCACCCGGATGCAGGAGATCGCCCGAGCCGTCCAGGAAGGAGCCTCGGCTTACCTCAACCGGCAGTTCCGGACACTGGCCATCTTCGCCGCCATCGTGTTTCTGCTGCTGTTCGCACTGCCCGCCGAAACCACCGGCGAGCGGATCGGCAGGTCGATCTTCTTCCTGTTCGGTGCGGCGTTCTCGGCTGCGATCGGCTATCTCGGCATGTGGTTGTCCACGCGGGCGAATCTGCGGGTGGCCGCCGCGGCCAATGACCCGGCGAGCGGACGCGAGAAGGCGATGCGCGTGGCCTTCCGCACCGGTGGCGTGGTCGGAATGAGCACCATCGGACTCGGTTTGCTCGGTGCGGCGCTCGTGGTGCTCGTCTACGCGGGCCATGCACCACGCGTGCTGGAAGGATTCGGTTTCGGCGCGGCCCTGCTGGCGATGTTCATGCGTGTCGGTGGCGGGATCTTCACCAAGGCCGCCGACGTCGGCGCCGATCTGGTCGGCAAGGTCGAGCAGAACATCCCCGAGGACGACCCGCGCAACGCCGCGACCATCGCCGACAACGTGGGCGACAACGTCGGGGACTGCGCCGGAATGGCCGCCGATCTCTTCGAGTCCTACGCGGTCACGCTGGTCGCCGCGCTGATTCTCGGTACGGCGGCGTTCGGCCAACAGGGGTTGCTGTTTCCACTGATCGTGCCCGCCATCGGCGTGGTCACGGCCGTGCTCGGTGTCTACATCACCAAGGCGAGAACCGGCGAGAGCGCGCTGACCGCGATCAACCGCTCGTTCTACATCTCGGCCGGAATCTCCGCGGTGCTGTGTGCCATCGCCGCCGTGGCCTACCTGCCGGGCTCGTTCGCCCAGCTCAGCGGCGTTTCCGAGGAGATCGGCTCGCAGGACGGAAGCCCCGCTCTGATCGCACTGGTCTCGGTGATCATCGGTATCCTGCTGGCAATCGTCATTCTCAAGATCACCGGGTACTTCACCGCCACGGAGAACCGCCCGGTGCGCGATGTGGGCAGATCCTCGATAACGGGGCCCGCCACGGTCATCCTGACGGGCCTGTCGGTCGGGTTCGAGTCCGCCGTCTACACCGCGCTCGTGATCGGAGCGGCCGTCTTCGGCGCCTTCCTGCTGTCCGGCTCGCTGACGGTGGCCCTGTTCGCGGTGGCCCTGGCCGGGACGGGGCTGCTGACCACGGTCGGCGTGATCGTGGCGATGGACACCTTCGGGCCGGTCGCCGACAACGCACAGGGCATTGCCGAGATGTCCGGTGAGTTCGAGGGCGAGGGGGCACAGGTGCTCACCGAGCTCGACGCTGTCGGCAATACCACGAAGGCGATCACCAAGGGCATCGCCATCGCGACGGCCGTACTGGCCGCGACCGCCCTGTTCGGCTCCTATCAGGATGCGATCGATTCGGCACTGGCCGACGTCGGCGGTGTGCTCGCCGACCAGGAGTTCTATGTCTACGCGCCGAACGTGCTGGTCGGCGTGGCCATCGGTGCGGCCGTGGTGTTCCTGTTCTCCGGTCTGGCGATCAACGCGGTCTCCCGTGCGGCGGGAGCGGTGGTCTACGAGGTGCGCCGCCAGTTCTCCGCCAAGCCGGGGATCATGGACGGCTCCGAACGCCCCGAATACGGGCGGGTGGTCGACATCTGCACCCGGGACTCCCTCCGGGAACTGGCAACCCCGGGGCTTCTCGCGGTACTGGCCCCCATCGCCGTCGGCTTCGGGCTCGGGGTCGGGCCGCTGGCGGGCTATCTCGCGGGGGCGATCGCCACGGGCACGCTGATGGCGATCTTCCTGGCCAACTCCGGAGGTGCCTGGGACAACTCGAAGAAGCTCGTCGAGGACGGTTACCACGGTGGCAAGGGATCCGAGGCCCACTCGGCGACGGTCATCGGTGACACCGTCGGCGACCCGTTCAAGGACACCGCGGGCCCGGCGATCAATCCGCTGCTCAAGGTGATGAACCTGGTGTCGGTACTCATCGCTCCGGCCGTGGTGCTCTTCGCGGTGGGCGAGAACGCTTCCCCGGTGGTGCGTATCACGGTTGCCGTGATCGCAACGGCGATCATCGTCACCGCGGTGGTGGCATCGAAGCGGCGCAGTACCGCCATCGCCGAAACGCCTTCCGACCAGGGAAAAGTAGTTAACGACGCTTCCTGA